The Impatiens glandulifera chromosome 8, dImpGla2.1, whole genome shotgun sequence genome includes a window with the following:
- the LOC124912504 gene encoding AP2-like ethylene-responsive transcription factor PLT2 yields the protein MNSNNWLPFPLSPSNSSLQQNLNSSQPHHDFSLGLVNQPADNPFQNQDWNMIPSYGGDEIPKVADFLGVNNKSDNDHSTNLVIYNEIHANPDVGYLFQSNILMPVHESSLGAANRNATYDLQENASNLQSLTLSMGSGKDSSTSENGASTDNTSSANNAIVSDATPKRTLDTFGQRTSIYRGVTRHRWTGRYEAHLWDNSCRREGQSRKGRQVYLGGYDKEDKAARSYDLAALKYWGTSTTTNFPISNYEKEVEDMKNMTRQEFVASIRRKSSGFSRGASMYRGVTRHHQHGRWQARIGRVAGNKDLYLGTFGTEEEAAEAYDIAAIKFRGLNAVTNFEMNRYDVKAILESNSLPIGGGAAKRLKEVQAIETSRRREEMLSQTSYNNYTGSSPLQAYPLNIHPSTSFEQAQTLLTLQNHQELSNQYSSSQESHYQNYLQTQLQLHQQSPYGSPIYNGYFQGMHGLMNVGPTSSSAIIDNTISSGGSYINTTGYMGLTELGIGSGSGSSGTNPGHEQELALVKVDYDMSSATNGYGGWTGGDSVQGSNAGSFTMWNE from the exons ATGAATTCCAACAACTGGCTTCCATTTCCACTCTCTCCATCTAACTcatctctccaacaaaacctcAATTCTTCACAGCCTCATCATGATTTCTCCCTAGGGTTAGTCAACCAACCTGCTGATAATCCTTTCCAAAATCAAG ATTGGAATATGATCCCATCATACGGCGGGGACGAAATACCAAAGGTGGCTGATTTTCTAGGCGTTAACAACAAGTCCGACAATGATCATTCCACAAATTTAGTGATCTACAATGAAATACATGCCAATCCTGATGTGGGTTATCTTTTCCAAAGTAACATCTTGATGCCCGTTCATGAGAGTTCCTTAGGAGCTGCAAATAGAAATGCCACTTACGATCTTCAAGAAAATGCAAGCAATTTGCAGTCATTGACATTGTCCATGGGGAGTGGCAAGGACTCGTCAACAAGCGAGAATGGCGCTAGTACTGATAACACTAGTAGTGCTAATAATGCCATTGTTAGTGATGCTACTCCGAAAAGGACTTTGGATACTTTCGGACAAAGAACATCAATTTATCGAGGAGTTACTAG ACATAGGTGGACAGGAAGGTACGAAGCTCATCTATGGGATAATAGTTGTAGAAGAGAAGGACAATCGAGGAAAGGTCGTCAAg TATATTTGG GTGGGTATGACAAAGAGGACAAAGCTGCCAGGTCATATGATCTTGCTGCACTAAAGTACTGGGGGACATCAACAACTACTAATTTCCCG ATTAGTAACTATGAGAAGGAAGTCGAGGATATGAAAAACATGACCAGACAAGAATTTGTGGCTTCAATTAGAAG GAAGAGCAGTGGATTCTCAAGAGGAGCTTCGATGTATCGTGGAGTTACAAg GCACCATCAGCATGGAAGATGGCAAGCAAGAATCGGCAGAGTGGCTGGAAACAAAGATCTCTATCTAGGCACTTTcg GTACGGAAGAGGAAGCAGCCGAAGCATATGACATAGCTGCAATAAAATTCCGCGGCCTAAATGCTGTGACAAACTTTGAGATGAACCGATATGATGTGAAGGCAATCCTCGAGAGCAACTCACTTCCCATAGGTGGTGGCGCAGCCAAGCGGTTAAAAGAGGTCCAAGCCATCGAAACTTCACGTAGGCGTGAGGAGATGTTGAGCCAAACAAGTTATAACAACTACACGGGCTCGAGTCCACTTCAAGCCTACCCACTTAACATTCACCCTTCCACCTCCTTTGAACAAGCCCAAACTCTACTAACCCTACAAAACCACCAAGAATTATCCAATCAATATTCATCCTCTCAAGAATCACATTACCAAAATTACCTTCAAACTCAACTCCAACTCCACCAACAATCTCCATATGGATCACCTATTTATAACGGCTACTTCCAAGGCATGCATGGTCTCATGAACGTGGGTCCCACATCTTCGTCGGCAATAATAGATAACACTATTAGTTCTGGTGGGAGTTACATTAATACGACCGGGTATATGGGCCTTACTGAACTTGGGATTGGATCTGGATCTGGGTCTTCTGGAACAAACCCGGGACATGAGCAGGAGTTAGCATTGGTTAAGGTTGACTATGACATGTCTTCTGCTACAAATGGTTATGGTGGTTGGACGGGCGGAGACTCAGTTCAAGGGTCAAATGCGGGTTCTTTTACAATGTGGAATGAATAA
- the LOC124913395 gene encoding uncharacterized protein LOC124913395 produces the protein MADVHLWKVEENGKIKSSAIWNVIRERGQIVSWASLVWSLKIIPRHRFIFWLSFRGRLSTRDRIRAYMDIPDANCVLCSGFAESIDHLLGGCFFARSIWNLFTVAMGICEFAAIVYHLWAERNARVFGRVRRNVDHVLSDIVFDCGALIRTWRRVPKGGREWVLCHE, from the exons ATGGCTGATGTGCACTTGTGGAAAGTGGAAGAAAATGGGAAAATTAAGTCAAGTGCGATTTGGAACGTTATTCGGGAAAGAGGTCAAATTGTAAGTTGGGCTTCACTTGTGTGGTCCTTGAAAATCATTCCGAGACACCGGTTTATTTTTTGGTTGTCTTTCCGTGGTAGACTTAGTACCCGTGATCGTATTCGTGCTTATATGGATATTCCGGACGCCAATTGTGTTCTTTGTAGTGGATTTGCGGAGTCCATTGATCATCTTTTGGGTGGCTGTTTTTTTGCTAGGTCTATTTGGAATCTTTTTACTGTAGCCATGGGAATT TGTGAGTTTGCTGCCATTGTTTATCATTTATGGGCTGAGAGAAATGCTAGAGTCTTTGGTAGAGTTCGTCGAAACGTTGATCATGTGTTGAGCGACATTGTATTTGATTGTGGTGCGCTAATTAGAACGTGGAGACGGGTTCCTAAAGGCGGGCGGGAATGGGTCCTTTGTCACGAATGA